A genomic stretch from Candidatus Amarolinea dominans includes:
- the pgmB gene encoding beta-phosphoglucomutase, giving the protein MKLEAIIFDLDGVITDTAEYHYRAWQRLADEEGLPFNRQINEHLRGVSRRSSLEIILAGRPATEAEIAELTERKNRYYVAMLAGVTPADLLPGAVDLLRELRAAGVKVGIGSVSKNAHTVLDRLGICDLLDAIADGFSAERSKPAPDLFLKAAEMLGVRPAFCAVVEDAAVGIDAALAAGMWAIGLGPASRVGHAHARFESLAGVTLAAIRTALQDAAWTIAEPIFVPDSQSHMETVFTIGNGAMCSRGVFEEGYPGAMPACFVHRVWDDMPVNYTELANIPAWWGVDIWADGEHFRLDRGRVLGYHRQLDLRTGALSRQVRWQPREGGPVLELDFERFINLADPHGAALQVTITLAEGQTVLRVRTGVNAHVENTGLLHWNLVDQVAGLDTAAVQVRTRATQTDLAVAVAVKLSSARPWQSSRCDAEGQPATEYHMTLTAGASATLHKFVAVVSSHDAPDPLAIAQATVQAGQAAGYRAWRAANDAAWAEMWAASDVQIEGDNEAQIALRFNLFQLLIAAPQHTDRASIGAKTLSGFGYRHHSFWDTEIFMLPLFTFTQPALARHMLMYRWHNLPAARAKATANGFAGAQFPWESADDGREVTPTWVPHAADRKQLIRIWTGDIEIHITADIAYAIMQYWQVTGDDAFMRDYGAEMVLDGATFWASAAQLEADGQYHYRNVIGPDEYHDRVDDNAYTNTLAQWHLETAFNLLAWLKRQHPTRHAELVAALDLTEARLRHWDDVRRRIVLPGDPASGLIEQFAGFFSLRDADLAMLRDPGRSRSMQGLLGIEGCAATQNLKQPDVLMLQYLLPERFSPAQVRVNWEYYDPRTDHELGSSLGPSISAVMACRMGEHERGHQHFLRAARADLLDVRGNAEDGIHGASAGGLWQAVVCGFAGLRLTESGWEIAPSLPDGWTRLAFKFYYRGRLESVEITC; this is encoded by the coding sequence GTGAAACTTGAAGCGATCATCTTTGATCTCGACGGCGTGATAACCGACACCGCCGAATACCACTACCGGGCGTGGCAGCGACTAGCCGATGAAGAGGGATTGCCCTTCAATCGGCAGATCAACGAACATCTGCGCGGGGTCTCGCGCCGCAGCTCGCTGGAGATCATCCTGGCGGGCCGGCCGGCGACTGAGGCCGAGATCGCCGAACTGACCGAGCGCAAGAACCGCTATTATGTCGCCATGCTTGCCGGGGTCACGCCGGCCGACCTGCTGCCTGGCGCGGTGGATCTGCTGCGGGAGTTACGCGCGGCCGGCGTCAAGGTGGGCATCGGTTCCGTCAGCAAGAACGCGCACACCGTCCTGGATCGCCTCGGCATCTGCGATCTGTTGGACGCCATCGCCGACGGCTTCAGCGCCGAACGCAGCAAGCCCGCGCCTGACCTCTTCTTGAAGGCCGCCGAGATGCTGGGCGTGCGTCCAGCCTTCTGCGCGGTGGTAGAAGATGCCGCGGTGGGGATTGATGCGGCGCTGGCCGCGGGCATGTGGGCGATCGGCCTGGGGCCGGCGTCGCGGGTGGGTCATGCGCACGCTCGCTTCGAGAGCCTGGCGGGGGTGACGCTCGCCGCCATTCGCACGGCCCTGCAGGACGCCGCGTGGACGATTGCGGAGCCGATCTTCGTACCGGACTCGCAGAGCCACATGGAAACCGTGTTCACCATCGGCAATGGCGCCATGTGCAGCCGCGGGGTCTTCGAAGAGGGGTATCCGGGCGCTATGCCGGCCTGTTTCGTCCACCGCGTGTGGGACGACATGCCCGTCAACTACACCGAATTGGCGAACATCCCTGCATGGTGGGGCGTGGACATCTGGGCCGATGGCGAGCATTTCCGGCTCGATCGCGGCCGGGTTCTGGGTTACCATCGCCAGCTCGACCTGCGCACCGGCGCCCTCTCACGGCAGGTGCGCTGGCAGCCGCGGGAGGGAGGGCCAGTGCTGGAACTGGACTTCGAACGCTTCATCAACCTGGCTGATCCCCACGGCGCGGCGCTGCAGGTGACGATCACGCTGGCCGAGGGACAAACGGTGCTGCGCGTGCGCACCGGGGTGAACGCGCACGTGGAGAACACCGGGCTTCTGCATTGGAATCTGGTAGATCAGGTCGCGGGCCTGGACACGGCAGCCGTGCAGGTGCGCACCCGCGCCACCCAAACCGATCTGGCGGTCGCCGTGGCGGTCAAGCTGTCAAGCGCCAGGCCGTGGCAGTCCAGCCGCTGCGACGCGGAGGGTCAGCCCGCGACCGAGTATCACATGACTCTGACCGCGGGCGCAAGCGCAACGCTGCACAAGTTCGTGGCGGTGGTCAGCAGTCACGATGCCCCCGACCCGCTGGCGATCGCCCAGGCGACAGTGCAGGCCGGCCAGGCTGCCGGGTATCGTGCCTGGCGGGCGGCTAATGATGCAGCCTGGGCCGAAATGTGGGCGGCCTCGGATGTGCAGATCGAAGGGGACAACGAGGCCCAAATCGCGCTGCGCTTCAACCTGTTCCAGTTGCTCATCGCAGCGCCGCAGCACACCGACCGCGCCAGTATCGGCGCCAAGACGCTGAGCGGTTTCGGCTACCGGCACCACTCCTTCTGGGACACCGAAATTTTCATGCTGCCCCTCTTCACCTTCACGCAGCCGGCCCTGGCGCGCCACATGCTGATGTACCGCTGGCACAACCTGCCAGCCGCACGCGCCAAGGCGACGGCGAACGGTTTTGCGGGCGCGCAGTTTCCCTGGGAAAGCGCTGACGACGGCCGCGAAGTGACTCCCACCTGGGTGCCCCACGCCGCCGATCGCAAGCAGCTCATCCGCATCTGGACGGGCGACATCGAGATTCACATCACGGCCGACATTGCCTACGCGATCATGCAATACTGGCAAGTGACCGGCGACGACGCCTTCATGCGTGATTACGGCGCCGAGATGGTGCTGGACGGCGCGACGTTTTGGGCCAGCGCGGCGCAACTCGAAGCGGATGGCCAATACCACTATCGCAATGTGATCGGCCCGGACGAATATCATGATCGGGTTGACGACAACGCCTACACCAACACCCTTGCCCAGTGGCACCTGGAGACGGCGTTCAACCTGCTGGCCTGGCTGAAACGCCAACACCCGACCCGGCACGCCGAACTGGTCGCGGCGCTCGACCTGACCGAGGCCCGCCTGCGGCACTGGGATGACGTGCGCCGGCGCATCGTCCTGCCCGGCGATCCTGCCAGCGGCCTGATCGAGCAGTTTGCCGGTTTCTTCAGCCTGCGCGATGCAGACCTGGCGATGCTGCGCGACCCTGGCCGCAGCCGGTCCATGCAAGGGCTGTTGGGCATCGAGGGGTGTGCTGCCACTCAAAACCTGAAGCAGCCCGACGTGTTGATGCTGCAATACCTGCTGCCCGAGCGCTTCTCGCCCGCGCAGGTGCGCGTCAACTGGGAATACTACGACCCGCGCACCGACCATGAGCTTGGCTCCAGCCTCGGCCCCAGCATCAGCGCGGTGATGGCGTGCCGCATGGGTGAGCACGAGCGGGGACACCAACATTTCCTGCGGGCGGCCCGGGCTGATCTATTGGACGTGCGCGGTAACGCGGAGGATGGCATCCATGGCGCCAGCGCGGGAGGGCTATGGCAGGCAGTGGTCTGCGGATTTGCCGGCCTGCGGCTGACGGAAAGCGGATGGGAGATCGCGCCCAGCCTGCCTGATGGCTGGACGCGCCTCGCGTTCAAGTTCTACTACCGAGGCCGGTTGGAGAGCGTGGAGATCACGTGTTGA
- a CDS encoding LacI family DNA-binding transcriptional regulator, whose product MAGTTTIRDVAREAHVSIATVSYVLNDSRRVTEETRQRVLGAVTRLGYRANITARNLQANETRLFAYTWQPSPPDQFNPILDSFLQAAVAAAARRGYRFLVFPTATIADELATYQALILEGQVDGFVLSNTHLEDERVRCLLDAGFPFVAFGRSNPGWDFSWVDVDGTAGVRMAVEHLLAQGHRRISCLSWPAPSLAGQHRLNGFLAAMQKAGLAIDPAWIERAENTYADAYASTRRLLTLPPDRRPTAIVTMSDLMAIGVINAAWDAGAEPGRELAVIGFDDAPVARFLRPSLTSLRQPIAEVGERLVGMLVDLCRAQRSTEHEVLLQPELIVRASSDFHVES is encoded by the coding sequence ATGGCGGGCACGACGACTATTCGCGATGTGGCCCGGGAGGCTCATGTCTCCATCGCCACGGTTTCTTATGTGCTGAACGACTCCCGGCGCGTCACCGAAGAGACGCGCCAGCGCGTGCTCGGCGCCGTGACCCGACTGGGCTACCGCGCCAACATCACCGCTCGCAATCTGCAGGCCAACGAGACCCGCCTCTTTGCCTATACCTGGCAACCCAGCCCGCCCGACCAGTTCAATCCTATCCTCGACAGCTTTCTGCAGGCCGCGGTCGCGGCCGCCGCCCGCCGCGGCTATCGCTTCCTGGTTTTTCCCACGGCGACTATCGCCGATGAACTGGCCACCTATCAGGCGTTGATCTTGGAAGGCCAGGTGGACGGCTTCGTCCTGTCCAACACGCATCTGGAGGATGAGCGGGTGCGCTGCCTGTTGGATGCAGGCTTTCCATTCGTGGCCTTTGGCCGCTCGAACCCGGGTTGGGATTTTTCCTGGGTGGACGTAGATGGCACGGCCGGCGTGCGCATGGCTGTCGAACACCTGCTTGCACAGGGGCACCGGCGTATCAGTTGCCTGTCCTGGCCGGCGCCTTCGTTAGCGGGCCAACATCGGCTGAATGGTTTTCTCGCCGCCATGCAAAAGGCGGGGCTGGCAATAGATCCGGCCTGGATCGAGCGCGCGGAAAACACGTACGCGGACGCTTACGCCAGCACCCGACGTCTGCTGACGCTCCCGCCAGATCGTCGCCCAACGGCCATTGTGACGATGTCTGACCTGATGGCGATCGGTGTCATCAACGCGGCCTGGGATGCCGGCGCTGAGCCGGGGCGTGAGCTGGCGGTCATCGGGTTCGACGATGCGCCCGTTGCGCGCTTCCTGCGACCGTCGCTGACCAGCCTGCGTCAGCCAATCGCCGAGGTGGGGGAGCGCCTGGTAGGCATGCTGGTTGACCTGTGCCGCGCACAGCGCAGCACGGAACACGAGGTACTCTTGCAGCCGGAACTCATTGTGCGGGCATCGAGCGACTTCCATGTGGAGAGCTAA
- a CDS encoding DUF2344 domain-containing protein, which translates to MTMQRIRFTYTKGEPLKWIGHLDLARVWERVLRRTQLPVAYTKGFNPQLRIQFASALPVGCRGRAELADLWLNEPIAPAQFAAELQPKLPPGIEIRDIHEVDLHAPTLQALMWAANYVVQILPEGAVDVAQAVGRFTAAAQVLKQRARDGKTYDLRPLIEDLRVEGTDDEGWVHLALRVSSRPGATGRPDELLEVLGLTDCARRIERTQLILAAEPDKSAGRPRDADAALAFDADSEREPVAKVLPARLTRTGWGGFD; encoded by the coding sequence ATGACAATGCAACGCATACGGTTTACCTACACGAAGGGTGAGCCGCTGAAGTGGATTGGGCACCTCGACCTGGCGCGCGTGTGGGAGCGGGTGCTGCGACGCACGCAGCTGCCGGTGGCGTACACGAAGGGCTTCAATCCGCAACTGCGCATTCAGTTTGCCTCGGCGCTGCCGGTGGGCTGCCGTGGTCGCGCGGAGCTGGCCGATTTGTGGCTGAATGAGCCGATAGCGCCGGCCCAGTTTGCGGCCGAGTTACAGCCCAAGCTGCCGCCGGGCATCGAGATTCGCGATATCCATGAAGTTGATCTGCACGCGCCCACGTTACAGGCGTTGATGTGGGCCGCGAATTATGTGGTTCAGATTTTGCCCGAAGGCGCGGTGGATGTGGCGCAGGCGGTCGGCCGCTTCACAGCCGCGGCGCAGGTACTCAAACAGCGCGCCCGCGACGGCAAGACCTACGACTTGCGGCCGCTGATCGAAGACCTGCGCGTGGAGGGTACGGATGACGAGGGCTGGGTCCACCTGGCGCTGCGCGTCAGCAGCCGACCAGGCGCCACCGGCCGCCCCGATGAACTGCTGGAGGTCCTCGGACTGACCGATTGCGCCCGCCGCATCGAGCGCACGCAGCTCATCCTGGCCGCGGAACCTGACAAGTCGGCAGGCAGACCGCGTGACGCAGACGCCGCGCTGGCCTTCGACGCGGACAGCGAGCGGGAACCCGTCGCCAAAGTCCTGCCCGCGCGCCTGACCCGCACAGGCTGGGGCGGCTTCGACTAA
- a CDS encoding cold shock domain-containing protein encodes MHEYRDRTSECQRCGIPFIWTAGEQRAAGGIEPTRRLCPACAQLLPAVSRERGLVKWYNLRRGYGFISRSTGEDLFFHRDALPADAGAIEPNLLLEYGIEHTAKGPQANQIRVLT; translated from the coding sequence ATGCACGAATACAGAGATCGCACCAGCGAATGTCAACGCTGCGGCATCCCCTTCATTTGGACGGCCGGCGAGCAGCGCGCCGCGGGCGGCATCGAACCGACGCGACGGCTGTGCCCGGCCTGTGCGCAACTGCTGCCCGCGGTCAGTCGCGAGCGCGGCCTGGTCAAATGGTACAACTTGCGCCGCGGCTATGGCTTCATCAGCCGCTCCACGGGCGAGGACCTCTTCTTTCATCGCGACGCCCTGCCCGCGGACGCCGGCGCGATCGAACCGAACTTGCTGCTCGAATACGGCATCGAGCACACGGCCAAGGGACCGCAGGCGAACCAGATCAGGGTGTTGACGTGA
- a CDS encoding GAF domain-containing protein, with protein MTPLPPTQSDDLAAEPPDPQAHSTSDAHQLLLELGELWAAPDNAHKARLAGLRRVQTFFGAEAICLALADPFSNRFDLTYRLGRCVWPAELWPRVMTGGNTQLPGGVLGLPAAVSGQAPNGVLALLRPGVMFSGREQRWLRRVGVLLAHEQNAHRLRLLMRIMEQANRKENPIDLYSFLLDELQRFIKYDHSAAVIVLDRENNRLIVRRELVQPAVEAWRLPSPRAINLEPGLAQRLAGIHSAPVRPIEYQRASAGDPWQGETASWLAQALAYGELPWRPEGKDHPAEAQTPVAPVAPCSPEGGILAVPLVHNDTVWGLLKLSTLRCGPLRLPTADAQVVQQFADRLALTLYQSDLYYRRQLEMDAVREIGQTTTHPVSLETVCQTTLEAR; from the coding sequence ATGACACCCCTGCCGCCGACTCAATCTGACGATCTCGCTGCGGAGCCGCCCGATCCGCAGGCCCATTCCACGAGTGACGCCCATCAGCTCCTGCTCGAACTGGGCGAGCTGTGGGCCGCGCCCGACAATGCGCACAAGGCCCGCCTGGCTGGCCTGCGCCGCGTGCAAACCTTCTTTGGCGCCGAGGCTATCTGCCTGGCGCTGGCCGACCCTTTCAGCAACCGTTTCGATTTGACCTACCGACTGGGCCGTTGCGTGTGGCCGGCCGAGCTGTGGCCGCGGGTCATGACCGGTGGTAACACCCAACTGCCCGGCGGGGTCCTGGGCCTGCCGGCGGCCGTTAGCGGCCAGGCGCCCAACGGCGTGCTGGCGCTGCTGCGGCCTGGCGTCATGTTCTCCGGCCGCGAACAGCGCTGGCTGCGGCGGGTTGGCGTTCTGCTGGCGCATGAACAGAATGCGCACCGCCTGCGTTTGCTGATGCGCATCATGGAACAGGCCAACCGCAAAGAGAACCCGATTGACCTCTATAGCTTCTTGCTGGATGAACTGCAGCGCTTCATTAAATACGATCACAGCGCCGCCGTGATCGTCCTCGACCGTGAGAATAACCGCCTGATCGTGCGCCGGGAACTGGTGCAGCCCGCGGTGGAAGCGTGGCGCCTGCCCTCTCCGCGTGCCATCAACCTGGAACCGGGTCTCGCACAACGCCTGGCCGGGATACACAGCGCGCCGGTCAGACCCATCGAATATCAGCGCGCCAGCGCCGGCGATCCCTGGCAGGGCGAAACGGCATCCTGGCTGGCGCAGGCCCTGGCCTACGGAGAACTGCCCTGGCGGCCGGAAGGCAAGGATCATCCGGCGGAGGCGCAAACCCCGGTGGCGCCGGTTGCACCCTGCTCGCCGGAGGGTGGCATCCTCGCCGTGCCCCTGGTCCACAACGACACGGTGTGGGGGTTGCTCAAGCTGTCAACGCTGCGCTGCGGACCGCTGCGTCTGCCCACAGCCGACGCGCAGGTCGTGCAGCAGTTCGCCGATCGCCTGGCCCTGACGCTCTATCAGTCTGATCTCTACTACCGCCGCCAGCTTGAGATGGATGCGGTGCGTGAGATCGGCCAGACCACCACCCACCCGGTTTCGCTGGAAACCGTCTGCCAGACCACGCTTGAGGCGCGCTGA
- a CDS encoding GAF domain-containing protein: MWSSGVAGLHNNLPPPAAAPAGSRVMRAALIVPIQYEHAVIGLISVQSSLAERFRPTDQTFLQTVAHEAALALKTAELYEQVRQQAEERKERLALLHELSRSLNRELDLQTVLHHAVVTSRARLRAETASIFLLKDGVLRRQDSDGPG, from the coding sequence GTGTGGAGCAGCGGGGTCGCCGGCCTGCATAACAACCTGCCGCCGCCGGCCGCTGCGCCCGCGGGCAGCCGCGTCATGCGCGCCGCGCTGATCGTGCCCATCCAGTATGAGCACGCCGTCATCGGCCTGATCAGCGTGCAGTCGTCGCTGGCCGAGCGCTTTCGTCCGACCGACCAGACCTTTCTGCAGACCGTCGCGCACGAGGCCGCGCTGGCGCTGAAGACCGCTGAGTTGTACGAACAGGTGCGGCAGCAGGCGGAAGAGCGCAAGGAGCGCCTGGCCCTCTTGCACGAGCTGAGCCGGTCGCTCAATCGCGAGCTTGACCTGCAGACCGTCCTGCACCACGCCGTGGTCACCTCACGGGCGCGGTTGCGGGCTGAAACAGCTTCGATCTTCCTGCTCAAGGACGGCGTCCTGCGCCGCCAGGACAGCGATGGCCCAGGATGA
- a CDS encoding GAF domain-containing protein, protein MATAISNLRQTQRLTSIFEVNELLSRTPDRQQIGDRIAQIMTGPALSYSDCTLHLLEGDRLILIPRTGEPASGAALEIGLHEGVMGWVAREKRHRYVLDIAQDPDFKHKDWASQQGLVSMLCVPLLTGDRVFGTLAVYTTYEHEFNDDEVRGLHTFATQAAIAFASAQRQQQLLRANEVRTAELHKATHELRSPLAQAKNITGNLLAGKLGALTKKQHDRLEN, encoded by the coding sequence GTGGCGACCGCCATTTCCAACCTGCGCCAGACCCAGCGCCTGACCAGCATCTTCGAGGTCAACGAACTGCTCAGCCGCACCCCGGACCGCCAGCAGATTGGCGACCGCATCGCGCAGATCATGACCGGCCCGGCATTGAGCTACAGCGATTGCACCCTGCATCTGTTGGAGGGCGACCGCCTCATCCTGATCCCGCGCACGGGTGAGCCGGCCAGCGGCGCGGCGTTGGAGATCGGTCTGCACGAGGGCGTGATGGGCTGGGTTGCGCGCGAGAAGCGTCATCGCTATGTGCTGGACATCGCCCAGGACCCGGATTTCAAGCACAAGGACTGGGCCAGCCAGCAGGGATTGGTCTCCATGCTCTGCGTGCCGCTGCTGACCGGCGACCGGGTCTTTGGCACGTTGGCGGTCTACACCACCTACGAACATGAGTTCAACGACGACGAGGTGCGCGGTCTGCACACCTTTGCCACGCAGGCTGCCATTGCCTTTGCCAGCGCGCAGCGCCAACAGCAGTTGCTGCGTGCGAATGAAGTGCGCACCGCGGAGCTGCACAAGGCAACGCATGAGCTGCGTTCGCCGCTCGCCCAGGCCAAGAACATTACCGGCAACCTGCTGGCGGGCAAGCTGGGCGCTCTGACCAAAAAGCAGCATGATCGCCTGGAAAACTGA
- a CDS encoding HAMP domain-containing histidine kinase: MIAWKTDGLPERQQRQIDKLLLLSRLEAGGDHPGISFDPKQLNVRTLLRQAQRRAADPAQRKKLHLDIKRFANASLAVWGDQYTLEQVLDNLIENAIKFTPAGGAITLGYDTWKDRIRITISDTGIGISEEMRTRVFEKYFQITNTSQDQTTGLGLGLAICQEIVQRHGGEIEIHDTPGGGATFMIFLPGN; encoded by the coding sequence ATGATCGCCTGGAAAACTGACGGGTTACCCGAGCGCCAACAGCGTCAGATTGACAAACTTCTGCTCCTCAGCCGGCTGGAGGCGGGCGGCGACCATCCGGGCATCTCGTTCGATCCGAAACAGCTCAACGTGAGAACTCTCTTGCGCCAGGCGCAGCGGCGGGCCGCAGACCCCGCCCAGCGCAAGAAGCTGCATCTCGACATCAAGCGTTTTGCCAATGCCAGCCTGGCCGTGTGGGGGGATCAGTACACCCTGGAGCAGGTGCTGGATAACCTGATCGAGAACGCCATCAAATTCACCCCGGCGGGCGGCGCCATCACCCTGGGTTATGACACCTGGAAGGACCGCATACGCATCACGATCAGCGACACCGGCATCGGCATTTCAGAGGAGATGCGCACGCGCGTGTTCGAGAAGTATTTCCAGATCACGAACACGAGCCAGGATCAAACCACGGGGCTTGGCTTGGGACTGGCCATTTGCCAGGAGATTGTGCAGCGGCATGGCGGCGAGATCGAAATCCACGACACGCCGGGGGGCGGGGCGACGTTTATGATTTTTTTACCTGGAAATTGA
- a CDS encoding response regulator has product MPDAKLLVIDDEPGFGESLADWFTPLGYQVSEAASGAEGVELALAQRPDAIILDILMPGMDGFAVIRAA; this is encoded by the coding sequence ATGCCAGATGCGAAGCTATTGGTGATTGATGACGAGCCGGGGTTTGGCGAGAGCCTGGCCGATTGGTTTACACCGTTGGGGTACCAGGTCAGCGAGGCGGCCAGCGGCGCGGAGGGAGTCGAACTGGCGCTGGCGCAGCGGCCCGACGCGATCATCCTGGACATCCTGATGCCAGGGATGGACGGCTTTGCGGTGATTCGCGCTGCGTGA
- a CDS encoding response regulator transcription factor, with amino-acid sequence MTSEDLSNRLRGLRFGADYILLKGKELHELEEVLRRTLGRRKPAPAASPAASPAALPAVSARGLIYDPDEVLVYRDGVRLNVELTPNEASLMHCLWENRNHLTTRDDIAASVYSDVQNREGVSNEAMDRLVGRLRTKIEPDPKSPRYLQTVRGFGYRLAPSGQPFNHEGG; translated from the coding sequence GTGACCAGCGAGGATTTGAGCAACCGGCTGCGTGGGCTGCGTTTTGGCGCCGACTACATTCTATTGAAGGGCAAAGAGCTGCACGAGCTTGAAGAAGTGCTGCGGCGCACGCTGGGGCGGCGCAAGCCAGCGCCCGCTGCATCACCGGCTGCATCACCGGCTGCATTGCCCGCGGTATCTGCCCGCGGCCTGATCTACGACCCGGACGAAGTGCTGGTTTACCGCGACGGCGTGCGTCTCAACGTCGAGTTGACGCCCAACGAGGCGAGCCTCATGCACTGTTTGTGGGAGAACCGCAATCACCTGACCACGCGTGACGACATTGCCGCCAGCGTCTACAGCGATGTGCAGAATCGGGAAGGCGTCAGCAACGAAGCCATGGATCGCCTGGTGGGGCGGCTCAGGACCAAAATCGAGCCGGATCCCAAGTCCCCGCGCTACCTCCAGACCGTGCGCGGCTTCGGTTACCGCCTGGCGCCGAGCGGCCAGCCGTTCAATCATGAGGGTGGGTAG